Proteins encoded by one window of Molothrus ater isolate BHLD 08-10-18 breed brown headed cowbird chromosome 12, BPBGC_Mater_1.1, whole genome shotgun sequence:
- the KIFC3 gene encoding kinesin-like protein KIFC3 isoform X3, with translation MASMAHLQKEKLRLQEELLELQEKLTAQENNELSLSLQLQGQVETLKEKLLEQAQEISRLCSELGGTDAEKHRDLLAAENERLRQEMKALEGELQRQQPAPCRDCPHLQENAELQEQLSQLQREAEETRARLVELDLEVQQKTNRLAEVELRLKDSLAERAEEEERLSRRLRDSQETIASLKSQPQQIKYIIKTVEVESAKVKQALCETQSRNQYLQEQVGMQKQVLKEMEQQLQSSQKTEAQLRAQIMMYEAELERAHGQMLEEMQAMEDEKNHAIEEAFSRAQVEMKAVHENLAGVRTNLLTLQPALRTLTHDYNSLKRQVRDFPLLLQETLRSARAEISQAIEEVHSTNRELLRKYRRELQLRKKCHNELVRLKGNIRVFGRVRPITKEDGEGPEAANAVTFDADDDAVLHLLHKGKQVSFELDKVFPPQASQEEVFQEVQALVTSCIDGYNVCIFAYGQTGAGKTYTMEGTAANPGINQRALQLLFSEVRGKAADWDYTITVSAAEIYNEALRDLLGKEPQEKLEIKLCPDGSGQLYVPGLTEFRVQSVEDINKVFEFGHIKRVTECTNLNEHSSRSHALLIVTVRGLDRSTGLRTTGKLNLVDLAGSERVGRSGAEGSRLREAQHINKSLSALGDVIYALRSRQGHVPFRNSKLTYLLQDSLSGDSKTLMMVQVSPAEKNTSETLCSLKFAERVRSVELGPVSRKAELGSWPSQEHLEGDSPGSSAPAGRGHASPSPGQLSSRSASIRRKLHTSGKLRPIPL, from the exons GGTGGCACCGATGCGGAGAAGCACCGGGACCTGCTGGCGGCCGAGAACGAGCGCCTGCGGCAGGAGATGAAAGCGCTGGAGGGGGAGCTGCAGCGGCAGCAGCCGGCACCGTGCCGCGACTGCCCCCACCTGCAG GAGAAcgctgagctgcaggagcagctgtcccagctgcagcgGGAGGCAGAGGAGACGCGGGCCAGGCTGGTGGAGCTGGACCTGGAGGTGCAGCAGAAGACGAACCGCCTGGCTGAGGTGGAGCTGCGCCTCAAGGACTCCCTGGCAGAGAGAgccgaggaggaggagaggctcAGCCGGCGGCTGCGGGACAGCCAGGAGACCATTGCCAGCCTCaagtcccagccccagcagattAAG TACATCATCAAGACGGTGGAGGTGGAGTCAGCCAAGGTAAAACAAGCCCTGTGCGAGACCCAGTCCCGAAACCAGTACCTGCAGGAGCAAGTGGGGATGCAGAAGCAGGTGTTgaaggagatggagcagcagctgcagagctcccagaaGACAGAGGCTCAGCTCCGAGCTCAG aTCATGATGTACGAGGCTGAGCTGGAGCGAGCCCATGGGCAGATGCTGGAGGAGATGCAGGCAATGGAGGACGAGAAGAACCATGCCATTGAAGAGGCATTTTCCCGTGCCCAGGTGGAGATGAAGGCGGTGCATGAGAACCTGGCAG GTGTCCGGACCAACCTCCTGACGCTGCAGCCGGCGCTGCGCACCCTCACCCACGACTACAACAGCCTGAAGCGTCAGGTCCGCGACTTCCCCCTGCTTCTCCAGGAGACCCTGCGAAGCGCCAGGGCCGAG atcAGCCAGGCCATCGAGGAGGTGCACAGCACCAACCGGGAGCTGCTGCGCAAGTACcggagggagctgcagctccgcAAGAAGTGTCACAACGAGCTGGTGCGGCTCAAAG GAAACATCCGTGTTTTTGGGAGAGTCCGCCCCATCACAAAAGAGGATGGGGAGGGCCCCGAGGCAGCCAACGCTGTGACCTTTGATGCTGACGATGACGCtgtcctgcacctcctgcacaAGGGGAAGCAGGTGTCCTTTGAGCTGGATAAGGTCTTCCCCCCACAAGCGTCCCAGGAGGAG GTGTTTCAGGAGGTTCAAGCCCTGGTCACCTCCTGCATTGATGGCTACAATGTCTGCATCTTTGCCTATGGGCAGACAGGGGCAGGAAAAACCTACACAATGGAG GGGACGGCTGCAAACCCAGGGATCAACCAGcgggccctgcagctcctcttctCTGAGGTGCGGGGCAAAGCGGCTGACTGGGACTACACCATCACCGTCAGCGCCGCCGAGATCTACAACGAGGCACTCAG GGACTTGCTGGGGAAGGAGCCGCAGGAGAAGCTGGAGATCAAGCTGTGCCCTGATGGCAGCGGGCAGCTCTACGTGCCCGGGCTCACCGAGTTCAGGGTGCAGAGCGTGGAGGACATCAACAAg GTCTTCGAGTTTGGCCACATCAAGCGGGTGACAGAGTGCACCAACCTGAACGAGCACAGCTCTCGCTCCCACGCCCTCCTCATCGTCACCGTCCGCGGCCTGGACCGCAGCACGGGGCTCCGCACCACAG GGAAGCTGAACCTGGTGGACCTGGCGGGCTCAGAGCGGGTCGGGCGGTCGGGCGCGGAGGGCAGCCGGCTCCGCGAGGCGCAGCACATCAACAAGTCCCTGTCAGCGCTGGGCGATGTCATCTACGCCCTGCGCTCCCGCCAGGGCCACGTGCCCTTCCGCAACTCCAAGCTGACCTACCTGCTGCAGGACTCGCTCAGCGGTGACAGCAAGACCCTCATGATGGTGCAG GTCTCCCCTGCTGAGAAGAATACCAGTGAGACGCTGTGCTCCCTCAAGTTTGCTGAGAGGGTTCGCTCTGTGGAGCTGGGTCCTGTCTCCCgcaaggctgagctgggctcctggcccagccaggagcacctGGAG ggTGACTCGCCGGGTTCCTCAGCACCTGCAGGCCGGGGCCAtgcatcccccagcccagggcagctctccagTCGTTCTGCCTCCATCCGCAGGAAGCTCCACACCTCAG GGAAGCTGAGGCCCATCCCCCTGTGA
- the KATNB1 gene encoding katanin p80 WD40 repeat-containing subunit B1 isoform X1, producing MAVAVTTKTAWKLQEIMAHSSNVSSVVLGKGSGRMLATGGDDCRVNIWSVSKPNCIMSLTGHTTPIESLQVNPNEKLIVAGSRSGSIRVWDLEAAKVLRTLPGHKANICSLHFHPFGSFVASGSLDTNIKLWDVRRKGCIFTFKGHTEAVRCLRFSPDGKWVASAADDHTVKLWDLTAGKLMFEFTGHTGPVNVVEFHPNEYLLASGSSDRTVRFWDLEKFQVVSCIEEEATPVRCVLFNPDGCCLYSGFQDSLRVYGWEPERCFDVVLVNWGKVADLSISNNQLIGVSFAQSTVSSFVVDLSRVPKSDSVPQGLIRDDQPLVPPTPTGSSLRRIYDRPSTSCSKPQSRVKHNSESERHSPSSEDDRDEKESKAEIQNQEDYKEIFQPKNAICRTPPRNEPFPAPPEDEPGTAKEAVKPSQAVDVQTSLPKQELPDPVQRPMNASSTSLSRTEPSVIPAARNEPIGLKASDFLPAVKNQSQTELVDEEAMSQIRKGHETMCVVLTSRHKNLDAVRAVWSTSDIKNSLDSAVAINDLSVVVDLLNIVNQKASLWKLDLCTIVLPQIEKLLQSKYESYVQTGCTSLKLILQRFLPLITDILAAPPSVGVDISREERLHKCKLCYKQLKNISNVVKNKSGLSGRHGSAFRELLLLMAVLD from the exons AAGAGATCATGGCCCACAGCAGCAATGTGTCCTCAGTAGTCCTGGGAAAAGGTTCAGGCCGGATGCTGGCCACTGGAGGAGACGACTGTCGGGTCAACATATGGTCAGTTAGCAAGCCCAACTGCATCATG AGCTTGACAGGCCACACAACCCCCATTGAGAGCCTACAAGTGAACCCAAATGAGAAGCTCATAGTGGCAGGGTCCCGCTCAGGGTCCATTCGAGTTTGGGACCTGGAAGCTGCCAAAG tTCTTCGTACCCTACCAGGTCACAAAGCGAATATCTGCAGCCTTCATTTCCATCCTTTTGGAAGCTTTGTGGCATCTGGCTCTTTGGACACCAACATTAAG CTCTGGGATGTAAGAAGAAAAGGCTGTATCTTCACATTCaag GGTCACACAGAAGCAGTTCGGTGTCTCCGCTTCAGCCCTGATGGGAAATGGGTGGCCTCTGCTGCTGATGATCACACTGTAAAG cTGTGGGATCTGACTGCTGGGAAGTTGATGTTTGAGTTTACAGGACACACCGGCCCAGTAAATGTTGTTGAATTCCATCCCAATGAGTACCTTTTGGCTTCTGGCAGCTCTGACAG GACTGTTCGGTTCTGGGACTTGGAGAAGTTTCAAGTTGTGAGCTGTATTGAAGAGGAGGCCACTCCTGTCAG GTGTGTGCTCTTCAACCCTGATGGCTGCTGCTTGTACAGCGGCTTCCAGGATTCGCTGCGAGTGTACGGCTGGGAGCCAGAGCGCTGTTTTGATGTGGTCTTGGTGAACTGGGGAAAAGTAGCTGACTTGTCTATCAGCAACAACCAGCTG ATAGGAGTTTCCTTTGCACAAAGCACAGTCTCTTCCTTCGTTGTGGATCTCAGCAGAGTCCCAAAGTCAGATTCTGTTCCTCAAGGGTTGATCAGGGACGACCAGCCTCTTGTGCCACCTACCCCCACAGGGTCCTCCCTTCGCCGCATCTATGACAGGCCCTCAACGAGCTGCAGCAAGCCCCAGAG cagagtGAAGCACAACTCTGAGAGTGAGAGGCACAGTCCTAGCAGTGAAGATGACCGGGATGAGAAGGAATCAAAGGCTGAGATCCAGAACCAGGAGGATTACAAAGAGATCTTCCAGCCCAAGAATGCAATCT GTCGAACTCCTCCTCGAAATGAgccctttcctgcccctcctgAGGATG AGCCTGGAACTGCAAAGGAAGCAGTGAAGCCCAGCCAAGCTGTGGATGTCCAGACCTCGCTGCCAAAGCAGGAGCTC CCTGATCCAGTCCAGAGGCCAATGAATGCCTCCTCAACTTCTTTGAGCAGAACAGAGCCATCAGTGattcctgcagccaggaatgAGCCCATTGGCCTGAAGGCCTCTGACTTTCTCCCA GCTGTGAAGAACCAAAGCCAGACAGAGCTGGTGGATGAGGAGGCCATGTCCCAGATCAGGAAAGGCCACGAGACCATGTGTGTGGTGCTCACCAGCCGCCACAAGAACCTGGACGCCGTGCGCGCCGTGTGGAGCACCAGTGACATCAAG AACTCTCTGGACTCTGCAGTGGCTATCAATGATCTGTCTGTTGTCGTGGATCTCTTGAATATTGTCAACCAAAAAGC GTCTCTCTGGAAGTTGGATTTGTGTACTATAGTCCTGCCACAGATAGAAAAACTACTCCAAAGTAAATATGAAAG TTACGTGCAGACTGGCTGCACATCCTTGAAACTCATTCTCCAGAGATTCCTGCCACTCATCACAGACATCCTCGCTGCACCACCTTCTGTTGGAGTGGACatcagcagagaggaaag gcttCACAAATGCAAGCTGTGCTACAAGCAACTGAAGAACATCAGCAACGTTGTCAAGAACAAGTCTGGGCTCAGCGGCCGCCATGGTAGTGCCTTTCGGGAACTGCTGCTCCTCATGGCTGTCCTGGACTAA
- the KATNB1 gene encoding katanin p80 WD40 repeat-containing subunit B1 isoform X2: MAVAVTTKTAWKLQEIMAHSSNVSSVVLGKGSGRMLATGGDDCRVNIWSVSKPNCIMSLTGHTTPIESLQVNPNEKLIVAGSRSGSIRVWDLEAAKVLRTLPGHKANICSLHFHPFGSFVASGSLDTNIKLWDVRRKGCIFTFKGHTEAVRCLRFSPDGKWVASAADDHTVKLWDLTAGKLMFEFTGHTGPVNVVEFHPNEYLLASGSSDRTVRFWDLEKFQVVSCIEEEATPVRCVLFNPDGCCLYSGFQDSLRVYGWEPERCFDVVLVNWGKVADLSISNNQLIGVSFAQSTVSSFVVDLSRVPKSDSVPQGLIRDDQPLVPPTPTGSSLRRIYDRPSTSCSKPQRVKHNSESERHSPSSEDDRDEKESKAEIQNQEDYKEIFQPKNAICRTPPRNEPFPAPPEDEPGTAKEAVKPSQAVDVQTSLPKQELPDPVQRPMNASSTSLSRTEPSVIPAARNEPIGLKASDFLPAVKNQSQTELVDEEAMSQIRKGHETMCVVLTSRHKNLDAVRAVWSTSDIKNSLDSAVAINDLSVVVDLLNIVNQKASLWKLDLCTIVLPQIEKLLQSKYESYVQTGCTSLKLILQRFLPLITDILAAPPSVGVDISREERLHKCKLCYKQLKNISNVVKNKSGLSGRHGSAFRELLLLMAVLD; the protein is encoded by the exons AAGAGATCATGGCCCACAGCAGCAATGTGTCCTCAGTAGTCCTGGGAAAAGGTTCAGGCCGGATGCTGGCCACTGGAGGAGACGACTGTCGGGTCAACATATGGTCAGTTAGCAAGCCCAACTGCATCATG AGCTTGACAGGCCACACAACCCCCATTGAGAGCCTACAAGTGAACCCAAATGAGAAGCTCATAGTGGCAGGGTCCCGCTCAGGGTCCATTCGAGTTTGGGACCTGGAAGCTGCCAAAG tTCTTCGTACCCTACCAGGTCACAAAGCGAATATCTGCAGCCTTCATTTCCATCCTTTTGGAAGCTTTGTGGCATCTGGCTCTTTGGACACCAACATTAAG CTCTGGGATGTAAGAAGAAAAGGCTGTATCTTCACATTCaag GGTCACACAGAAGCAGTTCGGTGTCTCCGCTTCAGCCCTGATGGGAAATGGGTGGCCTCTGCTGCTGATGATCACACTGTAAAG cTGTGGGATCTGACTGCTGGGAAGTTGATGTTTGAGTTTACAGGACACACCGGCCCAGTAAATGTTGTTGAATTCCATCCCAATGAGTACCTTTTGGCTTCTGGCAGCTCTGACAG GACTGTTCGGTTCTGGGACTTGGAGAAGTTTCAAGTTGTGAGCTGTATTGAAGAGGAGGCCACTCCTGTCAG GTGTGTGCTCTTCAACCCTGATGGCTGCTGCTTGTACAGCGGCTTCCAGGATTCGCTGCGAGTGTACGGCTGGGAGCCAGAGCGCTGTTTTGATGTGGTCTTGGTGAACTGGGGAAAAGTAGCTGACTTGTCTATCAGCAACAACCAGCTG ATAGGAGTTTCCTTTGCACAAAGCACAGTCTCTTCCTTCGTTGTGGATCTCAGCAGAGTCCCAAAGTCAGATTCTGTTCCTCAAGGGTTGATCAGGGACGACCAGCCTCTTGTGCCACCTACCCCCACAGGGTCCTCCCTTCGCCGCATCTATGACAGGCCCTCAACGAGCTGCAGCAAGCCCCAGAG agtGAAGCACAACTCTGAGAGTGAGAGGCACAGTCCTAGCAGTGAAGATGACCGGGATGAGAAGGAATCAAAGGCTGAGATCCAGAACCAGGAGGATTACAAAGAGATCTTCCAGCCCAAGAATGCAATCT GTCGAACTCCTCCTCGAAATGAgccctttcctgcccctcctgAGGATG AGCCTGGAACTGCAAAGGAAGCAGTGAAGCCCAGCCAAGCTGTGGATGTCCAGACCTCGCTGCCAAAGCAGGAGCTC CCTGATCCAGTCCAGAGGCCAATGAATGCCTCCTCAACTTCTTTGAGCAGAACAGAGCCATCAGTGattcctgcagccaggaatgAGCCCATTGGCCTGAAGGCCTCTGACTTTCTCCCA GCTGTGAAGAACCAAAGCCAGACAGAGCTGGTGGATGAGGAGGCCATGTCCCAGATCAGGAAAGGCCACGAGACCATGTGTGTGGTGCTCACCAGCCGCCACAAGAACCTGGACGCCGTGCGCGCCGTGTGGAGCACCAGTGACATCAAG AACTCTCTGGACTCTGCAGTGGCTATCAATGATCTGTCTGTTGTCGTGGATCTCTTGAATATTGTCAACCAAAAAGC GTCTCTCTGGAAGTTGGATTTGTGTACTATAGTCCTGCCACAGATAGAAAAACTACTCCAAAGTAAATATGAAAG TTACGTGCAGACTGGCTGCACATCCTTGAAACTCATTCTCCAGAGATTCCTGCCACTCATCACAGACATCCTCGCTGCACCACCTTCTGTTGGAGTGGACatcagcagagaggaaag gcttCACAAATGCAAGCTGTGCTACAAGCAACTGAAGAACATCAGCAACGTTGTCAAGAACAAGTCTGGGCTCAGCGGCCGCCATGGTAGTGCCTTTCGGGAACTGCTGCTCCTCATGGCTGTCCTGGACTAA